From Gallus gallus isolate bGalGal1 chromosome 14, bGalGal1.mat.broiler.GRCg7b, whole genome shotgun sequence, one genomic window encodes:
- the LOC121106820 gene encoding zinc finger CCCH domain-containing protein 11A-like isoform X2 has translation MSQRGVDCYFYFYSTCTKGDSCPFRHCEAALGSEQVCRLWVEGRCSSGNCKFRHMRIDKKRSEIPCYWEDQPGGCQKAHCAFLHLKERGGNGLAVPPSQKADASGLPPKSGLAGSLGKKPGKAPKRVDIPTSSHGPAGKKRKRSEEEEGKVKELPCKKRVKGGRKEAVKPIDWKTTFPPKQKRKRKAAEMHPSAAEDTDEPPAKKLPTAIVPALPGDSLVTIPAVETPPSSLELLPGSQADSVAQSEVSSAPSYSSQDAAETQQLSCAEAGEALVSEEDDLEQFMMEITGELEGEIEVDAEKDVDELLLELSDIIDSVTP, from the exons ATGTCTCAGCGAGGAGTCGACTGCTACTTCTATTTCTACTCCACCTGCACGAAG GGAGACAGCTGTCCCTTCCGCCACTGTGAAGCGGCTCTGGGGAGCGAACAAGTGTGCCGGCTGTGGGTGGAGGGTCGCTGTTCCAGTGGCAACTGCAAGTTCAGGCACATGAGAATTGAT aagaagCGCAGTGAGATTCCGTGCTATTGGGAGGATCAACCAGGAGGCTGTCAGAAAGCCCACTGCGCCTTTCTCCACTTGAAGGAACGCGGTGGGAACGGACTGGCCGTACCACCAAGCCAAA AAGCTGACGCCAGTGGCCTTCCTCCGAAGAGCGGCCTTGCAGGAAGTCTGGGCAAGAAGCCTGGGAAGGCACCAAAGAGAG TTGACATCCCAACTTCCTCCCATGGCCCGGCTGGAAAAAAACGCAAGCGatctgaggaggaggagggaaaagtaAAAGAATTGCCCTGCAAGAAACGAGTCAAGG GTGGACGCAAGGAGGCCGTGAAGCCTATTGATTGGAAAACCACCTTCCCCCCCAAGCAGAAACGGAAAcgaaaagcagcagagatgcatcCATCTGCTGCTGAGGACACAGATGAGCCCCCAGCTAAAAAACTACCTACG GCCATCGTTCCAGCCCTGCCCGGGGACAGCCTGGTGACCATTCCTGCAGTCGAAACACCTCCAAGCAG CCTGGAACTGCTTCCAGGAAGCCAGGCGGACTCCGTGGCACAGTCGGAGGTCTCAAGTGCACCATCCTATTCCTCACAAGACGCAGCTGAgacacagcagctgagctgcgcAGAGGCGGGGGAAGCACTCGTCTCTGAAGAGGACGATCTCGAGCAGTTCATGATGGAGATCACAGGAGAACTGGAAGGAGAAATTGAGGTGGACGCTGAGAAGGATGTGGACGAGCTCCTTCTGGAACTGTCTGACATCATTGACAGTGTAACACCATAG
- the LOC121106820 gene encoding zinc finger CCCH domain-containing protein 11A-like isoform X1: MGTFQAVLLFSRVVSFCVQGDSCPFRHCEAALGSEQVCRLWVEGRCSSGNCKFRHMRIDKKRSEIPCYWEDQPGGCQKAHCAFLHLKERGGNGLAVPPSQKADASGLPPKSGLAGSLGKKPGKAPKRVDIPTSSHGPAGKKRKRSEEEEGKVKELPCKKRVKGGRKEAVKPIDWKTTFPPKQKRKRKAAEMHPSAAEDTDEPPAKKLPTAIVPALPGDSLVTIPAVETPPSSLELLPGSQADSVAQSEVSSAPSYSSQDAAETQQLSCAEAGEALVSEEDDLEQFMMEITGELEGEIEVDAEKDVDELLLELSDIIDSVTP, from the exons ATGGGCACGTTTCAGGCCGTACTCTTATTTTCCCGTGTGGTTTCCTTTTGCGTGCAGGGAGACAGCTGTCCCTTCCGCCACTGTGAAGCGGCTCTGGGGAGCGAACAAGTGTGCCGGCTGTGGGTGGAGGGTCGCTGTTCCAGTGGCAACTGCAAGTTCAGGCACATGAGAATTGAT aagaagCGCAGTGAGATTCCGTGCTATTGGGAGGATCAACCAGGAGGCTGTCAGAAAGCCCACTGCGCCTTTCTCCACTTGAAGGAACGCGGTGGGAACGGACTGGCCGTACCACCAAGCCAAA AAGCTGACGCCAGTGGCCTTCCTCCGAAGAGCGGCCTTGCAGGAAGTCTGGGCAAGAAGCCTGGGAAGGCACCAAAGAGAG TTGACATCCCAACTTCCTCCCATGGCCCGGCTGGAAAAAAACGCAAGCGatctgaggaggaggagggaaaagtaAAAGAATTGCCCTGCAAGAAACGAGTCAAGG GTGGACGCAAGGAGGCCGTGAAGCCTATTGATTGGAAAACCACCTTCCCCCCCAAGCAGAAACGGAAAcgaaaagcagcagagatgcatcCATCTGCTGCTGAGGACACAGATGAGCCCCCAGCTAAAAAACTACCTACG GCCATCGTTCCAGCCCTGCCCGGGGACAGCCTGGTGACCATTCCTGCAGTCGAAACACCTCCAAGCAG CCTGGAACTGCTTCCAGGAAGCCAGGCGGACTCCGTGGCACAGTCGGAGGTCTCAAGTGCACCATCCTATTCCTCACAAGACGCAGCTGAgacacagcagctgagctgcgcAGAGGCGGGGGAAGCACTCGTCTCTGAAGAGGACGATCTCGAGCAGTTCATGATGGAGATCACAGGAGAACTGGAAGGAGAAATTGAGGTGGACGCTGAGAAGGATGTGGACGAGCTCCTTCTGGAACTGTCTGACATCATTGACAGTGTAACACCATAG
- the LOC121106819 gene encoding zinc finger CCCH domain-containing protein 11A-like isoform X2, translated as MSQRGVDCYFYFYSTCTKGDSCPFRHCEAALGSEQVCRLWVEGRCSSGNCKFRHMRIDKKRSEIPCYWEDQPGGCQKAHCAFLHLKERGGNGLAVPPSQKADASGLPPKSGLAGSLGKKPGKAPKRVDIPTSSHGPAGKKRKRSEEEEGKVKELPCKKRVKGGRKEAVKPIDWKTTFPPKQKRKRKAAEMHPSAAEDTDEPPAKKLPTAIVPALPGDSLVTIPAVETPPSSLELLPGSQADSVAQSEVSSAPSYSSQDAAETQQLSCAEAGEALVSEEDDLEQFLMEITGELEGEIEVDAEKDVDELLLELSDIIDSVTP; from the exons ATGTCTCAGCGAGGAGTCGACTGCTACTTCTATTTCTACTCCACCTGCACGAAG GGAGACAGCTGTCCCTTCCGCCACTGTGAAGCGGCTCTGGGGAGCGAACAAGTGTGCCGGCTGTGGGTGGAGGGTCGCTGTTCCAGTGGCAACTGCAAGTTCAGGCACATGAGAATTGAT aagaagCGCAGTGAGATTCCGTGCTATTGGGAGGATCAACCAGGAGGCTGTCAGAAAGCCCACTGCGCCTTTCTCCACTTGAAGGAACGCGGTGGGAACGGACTGGCCGTACCACCAAGCCAAA AAGCTGACGCCAGTGGCCTTCCTCCGAAGAGCGGCCTTGCAGGAAGTCTGGGCAAGAAGCCTGGGAAGGCACCAAAGAGAG TTGACATCCCAACTTCCTCCCATGGCCCGGCTGGAAAAAAACGCAAGCGatctgaggaggaggagggaaaagtaAAAGAATTGCCCTGCAAGAAACGAGTCAAGG GTGGACGCAAGGAGGCCGTGAAGCCTATTGATTGGAAAACCACCTTCCCCCCCAAGCAGAAACGGAAAcgaaaagcagcagagatgcatcCATCTGCTGCTGAGGACACAGATGAGCCCCCAGCTAAAAAACTACCTACG GCCATCGTTCCAGCCCTGCCCGGGGACAGCCTGGTGACCATTCCTGCAGTCGAAACACCTCCAAGCAG CCTGGAACTGCTTCCAGGAAGCCAGGCGGACTCCGTGGCACAGTCGGAGGTCTCAAGTGCACCATCCTATTCCTCACAAGACGCAGCTGAgacacagcagctgagctgcgcAGAGGCGGGGGAAGCACTCGTCTCTGAAGAGGACGATCTCGAGCAGTTCCTGATGGAGATCACAGGAGAACTGGAAGGAGAAATTGAGGTGGACGCTGAGAAGGATGTGGACGAGCTCCTTCTGGAACTGTCTGACATCATTGACAGTGTAACACCATAG
- the LOC121106819 gene encoding zinc finger CCCH domain-containing protein 11A-like isoform X1 — translation MGTFQAVLLFSRVVSFCVQGDSCPFRHCEAALGSEQVCRLWVEGRCSSGNCKFRHMRIDKKRSEIPCYWEDQPGGCQKAHCAFLHLKERGGNGLAVPPSQKADASGLPPKSGLAGSLGKKPGKAPKRVDIPTSSHGPAGKKRKRSEEEEGKVKELPCKKRVKGGRKEAVKPIDWKTTFPPKQKRKRKAAEMHPSAAEDTDEPPAKKLPTAIVPALPGDSLVTIPAVETPPSSLELLPGSQADSVAQSEVSSAPSYSSQDAAETQQLSCAEAGEALVSEEDDLEQFLMEITGELEGEIEVDAEKDVDELLLELSDIIDSVTP, via the exons ATGGGCACGTTTCAGGCCGTACTCTTATTTTCCCGTGTGGTTTCCTTTTGCGTGCAGGGAGACAGCTGTCCCTTCCGCCACTGTGAAGCGGCTCTGGGGAGCGAACAAGTGTGCCGGCTGTGGGTGGAGGGTCGCTGTTCCAGTGGCAACTGCAAGTTCAGGCACATGAGAATTGAT aagaagCGCAGTGAGATTCCGTGCTATTGGGAGGATCAACCAGGAGGCTGTCAGAAAGCCCACTGCGCCTTTCTCCACTTGAAGGAACGCGGTGGGAACGGACTGGCCGTACCACCAAGCCAAA AAGCTGACGCCAGTGGCCTTCCTCCGAAGAGCGGCCTTGCAGGAAGTCTGGGCAAGAAGCCTGGGAAGGCACCAAAGAGAG TTGACATCCCAACTTCCTCCCATGGCCCGGCTGGAAAAAAACGCAAGCGatctgaggaggaggagggaaaagtaAAAGAATTGCCCTGCAAGAAACGAGTCAAGG GTGGACGCAAGGAGGCCGTGAAGCCTATTGATTGGAAAACCACCTTCCCCCCCAAGCAGAAACGGAAAcgaaaagcagcagagatgcatcCATCTGCTGCTGAGGACACAGATGAGCCCCCAGCTAAAAAACTACCTACG GCCATCGTTCCAGCCCTGCCCGGGGACAGCCTGGTGACCATTCCTGCAGTCGAAACACCTCCAAGCAG CCTGGAACTGCTTCCAGGAAGCCAGGCGGACTCCGTGGCACAGTCGGAGGTCTCAAGTGCACCATCCTATTCCTCACAAGACGCAGCTGAgacacagcagctgagctgcgcAGAGGCGGGGGAAGCACTCGTCTCTGAAGAGGACGATCTCGAGCAGTTCCTGATGGAGATCACAGGAGAACTGGAAGGAGAAATTGAGGTGGACGCTGAGAAGGATGTGGACGAGCTCCTTCTGGAACTGTCTGACATCATTGACAGTGTAACACCATAG
- the LOC121106823 gene encoding uncharacterized protein LOC121106823 isoform X1, which yields MRQCPLRAGCRRSLRGREPSRALGDRREALRASAGRLPGLWGSRVQAEPGCSRQPSPCAVPADGRPAGRPAGGASGPFSVFRRRDSCVLPGFASPPRSFASLGCRAEGKLSSRKGRLVQAAPRSVSAASGSLPLFQMLLFPFQAKAKGTAPRPAVAKCARGCCASCCAFAFLLRSSSGSERVRGIAQVGKDLKDDRQVLSHCSSRQFEGDELQPALLAAGCEAGGPEARSLARRCHRNESFLSVFPLERDLRGEYNWWLERSVKDRCVWAVLCGAGDWT from the exons ATGCGGCAGTGCCCGCTCCGTGCCGGCTGCCGCCGCTCCCTGCGGGGCCGTGAGCCTTCCCGGGCGTTGGGTGATCGGCGAGAGGCGTTACGCGCCTCCGCCGGAAGGCTGCC CGGGCTTTGGGGCTCCCGAGTGCAGGCAGAGCCCGGCTGCTCGCGGCAGCCGTCGCCCTGTGCCGTCCCAGCGGATGgacggccggccggccggccggcggGAGGGGCTTCGGGCCCCTTTTCTGTCTTCCGCCGGCGTGACTCGTGTGTTCTTCCTGGCTTCGCCTCACCTCCTCGGTCGTTTGCCTCTCTTGGCTGCCGTGCTGAGGGTAAGCTCTccagcaggaaaggaaggctgGTGCAGGCAGCGCCCCGGTCTGTGAGCGCGGCGAG cgGTTCGCTGCCGCTGTTCcagatgcttctgtttcccttccAAGCGAAGGCTAAGGGAACGGCCCCGCGTCCTGCCGTTGCTAAGTGTGCCCGAGGATGCTGTGCTTCATGCTGTGCCTTCGCCTTCCTGCTGAGGAGCTCCTCTGGCTCGGAGCG CGTCCGTggaatcgctcaggttggaaaagacctgaagGATGACAGGCAGGTGTTGTCTCACTGCAGTTCAAGACAATTTGAAG GTGATGAGCTACAGCCAGCTCTGTTGGCTGCTGGGTGTGAAGCGGGAGGACCCGAAGCCCGGTCCCTTGCACGCCGATGTCATAGGAACGAGAGCTTTCTTTCGGTCTTCCCTCTGGAAAGAGATCTAAGAGGCGAGTATAACTGGTGGCTGGAAAGGTCTGTGAAGGACCGTTGTGTTTGGGCGGTCCTTTGTGGAGCCGGGGATTGGACCTGA